One Aneurinibacillus migulanus genomic region harbors:
- a CDS encoding DnaB-like helicase C-terminal domain-containing protein produces MPDLDELTNGYKAPELIVIAARPSVGKTAFANQQALNIAEKYAEKGPVALFSLEMAAEELVTRMLGNLAHLEGLGNRKLTDEEYNKYTMAVGLLANHNIMIDDEPKQTVSKIRAKARRLQKEQGLSAIF; encoded by the coding sequence ATGCCTGATTTAGACGAACTGACAAACGGCTATAAGGCGCCTGAATTAATCGTCATTGCAGCACGACCATCTGTAGGAAAAACGGCTTTTGCTAACCAGCAGGCACTTAATATCGCTGAGAAGTACGCAGAAAAAGGCCCTGTTGCTCTCTTCTCACTGGAGATGGCTGCTGAGGAGCTGGTAACCCGGATGCTTGGTAACCTGGCTCACTTGGAGGGATTAGGTAACCGAAAGCTGACCGACGAGGAATACAACAAATACACCATGGCTGTTGGTCTTCTGGCAAACCATAACATCATGATTGATGATGAGCCGAAACAGACTGTCTCCAAAATCAGAGCAAAGGCTCGGCGGTTACAGAAAGAGCAAGGTTTATCAGCTATCTTTAT
- a CDS encoding replicative DNA helicase, which translates to MKGMNRADVVSENTKALKNMAKELGVPVIALAQVGRQVEQRADKRPMMSDLRESGEIEQTADKIMFLYRDEYYNRDTEKKSILEVDLAKNRNGATGKRELCFIKEYGKIRSLEVQHAEQLAIV; encoded by the coding sequence GTGAAGGGCATGAACCGAGCTGACGTTGTTAGTGAGAATACGAAGGCACTAAAGAACATGGCGAAGGAGCTCGGCGTACCCGTTATCGCACTTGCCCAGGTAGGCAGACAGGTCGAACAGAGAGCCGACAAACGCCCGATGATGTCAGACCTTCGAGAGTCTGGGGAAATTGAGCAGACGGCCGACAAAATTATGTTTCTGTACCGGGATGAATACTACAACCGGGATACAGAGAAGAAAAGCATCCTAGAGGTCGACTTGGCAAAGAATCGGAACGGAGCCACTGGAAAACGCGAGCTTTGCTTTATCAAGGAGTATGGGAAAATTCGGAGCTTGGAGGTACAACATGCTGAGCAGTTGGCAATTGTTTAA
- a CDS encoding DNA cytosine methyltransferase, translated as MRMLDLFSGIGGISLAADWAGIETVAFCEIEPFPQKVLRKNWPEVPIFEDVTKLSKQTLTEAGVIDNDHSIDIICGGYPCQPFSNAGKRQGQADDRHLWPEMFRLVRELRPTWVVGENVAGHISLGLDDVLADLESEGYQARAFVLPAAAVQAPHRRDRVFVVGYSECKRFSRQPRRRAGQVTKNGHSQFKERDMAYPNKQYDDDGRCTASEIFRERQAQTILSGSKQSMANSDSERKSQSERYIEDFGRRIIDSGQGMAYTSGTGWEEQHASSESNRSRYSSGSINERRTTRTTQSGMGGAPDGLSDWLDGYKWPAGYGQEQYGWEPPRVAIGVKDRVGRLKGLGNAVVPHQIYPIFAAIVAIES; from the coding sequence ATGAGAATGCTTGACCTTTTCTCTGGCATCGGTGGCATTTCTCTTGCTGCTGATTGGGCTGGGATAGAAACAGTTGCTTTTTGCGAAATTGAGCCATTTCCTCAGAAGGTACTACGGAAGAATTGGCCAGAGGTCCCTATTTTCGAAGATGTAACGAAACTATCAAAGCAAACACTAACGGAAGCCGGGGTGATAGATAATGACCACTCAATTGACATTATTTGCGGAGGATACCCTTGTCAGCCTTTCAGTAATGCCGGGAAGCGACAAGGCCAGGCAGACGACCGCCATCTCTGGCCGGAAATGTTTAGACTTGTGCGGGAACTCCGGCCCACTTGGGTTGTTGGAGAAAATGTTGCTGGACACATCAGCTTGGGCCTCGATGATGTACTTGCTGACTTGGAAAGCGAAGGCTACCAAGCAAGGGCGTTTGTACTTCCAGCTGCAGCCGTCCAAGCCCCTCATCGAAGAGATAGAGTATTCGTTGTGGGCTACTCCGAATGCAAGCGATTCAGTAGGCAGCCACGGAGGAGGGCAGGGCAAGTCACTAAGAACGGACATTCACAATTTAAAGAAAGGGATATGGCCTACCCCAACAAACAGTATGATGACGATGGGAGATGTACAGCAAGCGAGATATTCAGGGAACGACAAGCGCAGACCATCTTATCAGGAAGCAAACAAAGCATGGCCAACTCCGACAGTGAACGGAAATCACAATCGGAAAGGTATATCGAAGACTTCGGGAGACGGATTATCGACAGCGGTCAAGGCATGGCCTACACCAGCGGCACAGGATGGGAAGAACAGCACGCTTCCTCCGAGTCAAATCGATCGAGATACAGTTCCGGGAGCATTAATGAGAGAAGGACAACAAGGACAACTCAATCCGGAATGGGTGGAGCGCCTGATGGGCTTTCCGATTGGTTGGACGGATATAAGTGGCCTGCAGGATATGGACAAGAGCAATATGGATGGGAGCCTCCTCGAGTAGCTATAGGGGTTAAAGACAGAGTTGGAAGATTGAAAGGGCTTGGTAATGCGGTTGTTCCACATCAGATATATCCGATATTCGCGGCGATTGTTGCGATAGAGTCGTAG
- a CDS encoding helix-turn-helix domain-containing protein encodes MSGDKREKKPGEAYMQKERKNIYMACEDYDFCWGRDEVKQFRKMWEAGESLIDISKVLGRHVNEVAILVIDQAEKKKIKVHGSKGYGQAV; translated from the coding sequence ATGAGCGGAGATAAGCGTGAAAAGAAACCAGGCGAAGCTTACATGCAAAAAGAAAGAAAAAACATCTATATGGCTTGTGAAGATTATGACTTCTGCTGGGGAAGAGATGAAGTCAAACAGTTTCGGAAGATGTGGGAAGCAGGAGAATCCTTGATAGACATATCTAAAGTACTTGGTAGGCATGTAAATGAAGTAGCCATATTGGTGATTGATCAGGCTGAGAAAAAGAAAATTAAAGTGCACGGCAGTAAGGGATACGGACAAGCTGTATAG
- a CDS encoding DUF7167 family protein: MPKYEFRVSTGYVGCKRTEIVEIDEDDLTGKTEEEIEEYVEKEWAQWVWENIDGGFSKVEDEE; the protein is encoded by the coding sequence ATGCCTAAATACGAGTTTCGAGTCAGCACAGGATATGTCGGTTGCAAAAGAACTGAAATCGTGGAAATTGATGAAGATGACCTGACGGGTAAGACGGAAGAAGAAATAGAGGAGTATGTTGAAAAGGAATGGGCTCAGTGGGTCTGGGAAAACATCGATGGCGGATTTTCGAAGGTGGAGGATGAGGAGTAA
- a CDS encoding BC1872 family protein, which produces MKAGRELDIVVAEKVMGWVVDGDIIENADFDEQGRCTFPSGDYLMNKETREPLPNYSTNIADAWEVVEQLNDTESYLDIKIQSCIDGWFVDYCNERTVAETAPHAICLAALKAVGWEGEGK; this is translated from the coding sequence ATGAAAGCAGGCCGTGAATTAGATATTGTTGTTGCTGAGAAGGTTATGGGTTGGGTTGTTGATGGAGACATTATCGAAAACGCAGACTTTGACGAACAGGGAAGATGTACTTTCCCCTCTGGCGATTACCTAATGAATAAAGAAACGAGAGAACCTTTACCTAACTACTCAACCAATATAGCAGATGCTTGGGAAGTAGTTGAGCAGTTAAACGACACAGAAAGTTATCTAGATATTAAAATCCAAAGTTGCATTGATGGCTGGTTCGTAGACTATTGCAACGAACGAACTGTTGCAGAAACAGCACCACATGCTATATGCCTTGCAGCATTAAAAGCTGTTGGATGGGAGGGTGAGGGGAAATGA
- a CDS encoding ASCH domain-containing protein produces the protein MKVISIIQPWATLIALGEKKFETRSWSTKYRGELAIHSSKKVDKEACRFEPIRSVLTKHGYDESNLPTGVILATCQLSNCFKVFADKGTSAALEAGRMGRIVEGDEYKFGDYSEGRFAWELRDVNALYEPIPAKGKLNLWEHPLTEMVGETQ, from the coding sequence ATGAAAGTCATATCTATCATTCAGCCGTGGGCCACGTTAATTGCTCTGGGTGAGAAGAAGTTTGAAACAAGGTCATGGAGCACCAAATATCGTGGAGAGCTGGCAATTCATTCGAGTAAAAAGGTAGACAAAGAGGCATGCAGATTCGAACCGATTCGTTCTGTGCTTACTAAACATGGCTATGATGAATCAAACCTACCAACGGGGGTTATTCTTGCAACATGTCAGTTATCAAATTGTTTCAAAGTATTTGCTGATAAAGGCACATCAGCTGCATTAGAGGCTGGACGCATGGGACGTATTGTTGAGGGCGATGAGTATAAATTCGGTGATTATAGCGAAGGACGATTTGCTTGGGAGCTGCGGGACGTAAACGCTCTGTATGAACCTATTCCGGCAAAAGGAAAACTAAATTTGTGGGAGCATCCTCTCACAGAAATGGTAGGTGAGACGCAATGA
- a CDS encoding DUF3850 domain-containing protein, which yields MKTHELKTEPPYFQAVLDGRKRFEIRHNYRDFEEGDKLLLKEYDADVHVFTGRKVKVTVTYITEYAQQPGYVVLSIRKNGGMNDVELSDIEERLNETTQGEWFRYHDEGAPMNIIGTFVDGEEKGIGEFYHDEDVDFIVNAPNDMRRLLDEVERLRKENAILKSQKVRQLTNDICDRNNKGMQKLSSE from the coding sequence ATGAAAACACACGAGCTGAAAACTGAACCTCCATACTTTCAGGCGGTGCTAGACGGACGTAAACGGTTCGAGATTCGACACAATTATAGGGATTTTGAAGAAGGAGACAAGCTGTTGCTGAAAGAGTATGACGCTGACGTACATGTCTTTACAGGGCGTAAAGTAAAAGTGACGGTCACGTATATAACTGAATACGCACAGCAACCTGGATATGTAGTATTGAGCATCCGCAAGAACGGCGGAATGAACGACGTGGAGTTAAGTGATATCGAGGAACGGTTGAATGAGACTACACAGGGTGAATGGTTTCGGTATCACGATGAAGGGGCTCCGATGAACATTATCGGTACTTTCGTAGATGGCGAGGAAAAAGGCATTGGTGAGTTTTATCATGATGAGGATGTCGATTTCATTGTAAATGCACCAAACGATATGCGCCGACTGCTGGATGAGGTTGAACGGTTGAGAAAGGAAAATGCCATACTTAAATCCCAAAAAGTGAGACAGTTAACAAACGATATATGCGATAGGAATAACAAAGGGATGCAAAAATTATCTTCCGAATAA
- a CDS encoding LuxR C-terminal-related transcriptional regulator: MAQEEAYQEQLAWCELEPALEAIQRVEQDLRDYHWMAKEIQDIQHWDKHQKQYPREVWESLVGAGTAQYGIEASLPKAKGVNSDATYREAQKLLRKWERMKRYERKVKKLEASVATLQDERERAVAEGILDGLKMYEIAQQLDVTRQTVDRIRRSMIRNLAWDMYEDEVRKGLSA, from the coding sequence GTGGCACAAGAGGAAGCATACCAGGAGCAACTTGCGTGGTGTGAATTAGAACCTGCCTTGGAAGCTATCCAACGCGTAGAACAGGATCTGCGTGATTACCACTGGATGGCGAAAGAGATTCAGGATATACAGCATTGGGATAAGCATCAAAAGCAATATCCGAGAGAGGTATGGGAGAGTCTGGTGGGAGCTGGTACGGCACAGTATGGTATTGAGGCATCGTTACCGAAGGCGAAAGGCGTAAATTCGGACGCAACATATAGAGAGGCACAAAAGCTCCTACGGAAATGGGAGCGCATGAAACGGTATGAGCGCAAGGTGAAGAAACTAGAGGCTTCTGTGGCTACGTTACAGGACGAGAGAGAGCGAGCAGTAGCCGAGGGAATACTAGACGGCTTGAAGATGTATGAAATTGCTCAGCAGCTTGATGTGACCCGTCAGACGGTCGATAGGATTCGTCGGTCGATGATTCGCAATTTGGCGTGGGATATGTATGAAGATGAAGTAAGGAAAGGCCTGTCGGCATAG
- a CDS encoding IS630 family transposase, giving the protein MDKNTVLLAQDETHIRSYQALRATWSEKGQQKQIPTYGHHAQVTLFGTVDIHSGDVFCTTASSCDAASFLLFLKKVVTRYAGKFVIMIMDNARIHRAKLLRAFLEEHRHQLYLLFLPPYSPQLNPIEKLWRWLKDSIISNVFHKNQSEIEQAVQKFLLFMHANHERVLKRIGCIS; this is encoded by the coding sequence ATGGACAAAAACACAGTGCTGCTTGCACAGGATGAAACACATATCCGTTCGTATCAAGCCCTACGGGCTACATGGTCGGAAAAGGGACAACAAAAACAAATCCCTACCTATGGCCATCACGCTCAGGTTACCTTGTTTGGAACGGTTGATATTCATAGCGGTGATGTCTTTTGTACAACAGCTTCTTCCTGTGATGCGGCTTCCTTTTTACTGTTTTTAAAGAAAGTGGTCACTCGGTATGCAGGTAAATTTGTCATTATGATCATGGATAATGCACGCATCCATCGGGCTAAATTACTTCGTGCTTTTTTAGAAGAGCACCGCCACCAACTATACTTGTTGTTTTTACCACCGTACTCACCGCAGCTAAATCCGATTGAGAAACTCTGGCGTTGGCTAAAGGACTCTATCATTTCCAATGTATTTCATAAAAATCAATCGGAGATTGAACAAGCAGTACAAAAGTTTCTTCTATTTATGCACGCTAATCATGAACGTGTTTTAAAACGAATTGGATGTATAAGTTAA
- a CDS encoding helix-turn-helix domain-containing protein, which produces MRKLTITNTHGFTAESLLKEEQKMKDVFLKQRVTAVRLVMEGYQAIEIAQIVGICRQSVSTYVKLFQEGGLSTLLHRDFPPGNRPLLSPHEQEEVKHVMQESTPAREGIEPVESWDTRLLQKWIEKRFSITMSRPGIRDMLIRMGFRWKRTTYVLAKANPEKQQAFLHQLETIKKT; this is translated from the coding sequence ATGAGAAAACTTACAATTACAAATACACATGGTTTCACAGCTGAAAGCCTTCTCAAAGAAGAGCAAAAGATGAAAGATGTATTCTTAAAACAACGTGTTACAGCCGTTCGGCTGGTAATGGAAGGATATCAAGCGATTGAAATCGCTCAGATAGTAGGGATTTGTCGTCAATCCGTCTCTACCTATGTCAAATTGTTTCAAGAAGGTGGGCTTTCTACTCTTCTTCATCGAGATTTCCCTCCGGGAAACCGTCCTCTTTTGTCTCCACATGAGCAAGAAGAAGTGAAGCATGTTATGCAAGAAAGCACACCTGCAAGAGAAGGGATTGAACCGGTTGAATCTTGGGATACCCGTTTACTTCAAAAATGGATAGAGAAACGTTTCTCCATCACCATGTCTCGTCCGGGAATTCGAGATATGCTTATCCGTATGGGGTTCCGCTGGAAGCGAACTACGTATGTATTAGCTAAGGCGAATCCAGAAAAACAACAAGCATTTCTTCATCAATTAGAGACAATAAAAAAAACTTAA